A genomic region of Thermoanaerobaculia bacterium contains the following coding sequences:
- a CDS encoding 2-isopropylmalate synthase: MASSPRPTESELVYDWNRAAHAARPKFTPVELDDESLRDGLQSPSVRTPSIEKKLEILHLMDALGIDVADVGLPGAGPHVVRDVSRIIEEIAKTGMRLRPTCAARTVASDILPIVEISQRYGVSIEVHAFIGSSPIRQYAEDWSMEKILRLTEDAVSLCVREGLPVMYVTEDTTRAHPDTLQLLFRVAVDAGARRLCLCDTCGHATPEGARNLVRWIRTWLDDVDRDVKIDW, from the coding sequence ATGGCTTCGTCGCCCCGGCCGACCGAATCCGAGCTCGTTTACGACTGGAACCGCGCCGCGCACGCCGCGCGGCCGAAGTTCACGCCGGTCGAGCTCGACGACGAGTCGTTGCGCGACGGACTGCAGTCCCCCTCCGTCCGGACTCCGTCGATCGAGAAGAAGCTCGAGATCCTCCATCTCATGGACGCGCTCGGGATCGACGTGGCCGACGTGGGGCTCCCCGGCGCCGGGCCGCACGTGGTCCGCGACGTCTCGAGGATCATCGAGGAGATCGCAAAGACCGGAATGCGCCTTCGTCCGACGTGCGCGGCGCGGACGGTCGCGTCCGACATCCTGCCGATCGTCGAGATCTCCCAGAGATACGGCGTCTCGATCGAGGTGCACGCGTTTATCGGCTCGTCGCCGATCCGGCAGTACGCCGAGGACTGGAGCATGGAGAAGATCCTCCGGCTCACCGAGGACGCCGTCTCGCTCTGCGTTCGCGAAGGGCTTCCGGTGATGTACGTGACCGAGGACACGACGCGCGCCCACCCCGACACGCTCCAGCTGTTGTTCCGCGTCGCCGTCGACGCGGGCGCGCGGCGGCTGTGCCTGTGCGACACGTGCGGCCACGCCACGCCCGAGGGCGCGCGCAACCTGGTGCGCTGGATCCGCACCTGGCTCGACGACGTCGATCGCGACGTCAAGATCGACTGGCA
- a CDS encoding enoyl-CoA hydratase-related protein — protein MSLVEIEVADRVLVATVNRPEKMNALNAEVLAGLDDAIQRARSDAEVGVMIVTGAGPKAFVAGADIAELATMTPVTGREHARRGQAVFSRLESLGKPVIAAINGFALGGGCELALACTLRIASENARLGQPEVKLGILPGYGGSQRLARIVGEGRAMEICLTGEPITAAEAHRIGLVNRVVPAGEALAAARELAAKMLANAPLALAFTMDAIHHGLDLPLEDGLELEATLFGVCASTQDMREGMAAFLEKRPANFAGR, from the coding sequence ATGTCCCTCGTCGAGATCGAAGTCGCGGATCGCGTCCTCGTCGCGACCGTCAACCGCCCCGAGAAGATGAACGCGCTGAACGCCGAGGTGCTCGCCGGCCTCGACGACGCGATCCAGCGCGCCAGGAGCGACGCGGAGGTCGGCGTCATGATCGTCACGGGCGCCGGGCCGAAGGCGTTCGTCGCGGGCGCGGACATCGCGGAGCTCGCGACGATGACCCCGGTGACGGGGCGCGAGCACGCGCGGCGCGGCCAGGCCGTGTTCAGCCGCCTCGAAAGCCTCGGAAAACCCGTGATCGCGGCGATCAACGGCTTCGCGCTCGGCGGGGGATGCGAGCTCGCGCTCGCGTGCACGCTGCGGATCGCTTCGGAGAACGCCCGGCTCGGCCAGCCCGAGGTCAAGCTCGGGATCCTGCCGGGATACGGCGGGTCCCAGCGCCTGGCGCGCATCGTCGGAGAGGGGCGGGCGATGGAGATCTGCCTCACGGGGGAGCCGATCACCGCCGCCGAGGCCCACCGGATCGGCCTCGTCAACCGCGTCGTGCCCGCCGGGGAGGCGCTCGCGGCCGCCCGCGAGCTCGCGGCGAAGATGCTCGCCAACGCCCCGCTCGCCCTCGCGTTCACGATGGACGCGATCCACCACGGCCTCGACTTGCCGCTCGAGGACGGTCTCGAGCTCGAAGCCACGCTCTTCGGCGTCTGCGCCTCGACGCAGGACATGCGTGAGGGAATGGCGGCCTTTCTGGAAAAGCGCCCCGCGAATTTCGCGGGGCGCTGA
- a CDS encoding 3-hydroxybutyryl-CoA dehydrogenase, whose amino-acid sequence MKRVGVLGCGLMGSGIAEVCAKAGYETVVREVEDGLLKKGMARLEGSLAKAVEKGKLSAADRDAIGKRLTGTTSLEDMKDCDVVLEAIVENLDLKKETFAALDRLCKPETIFCSNTSSLTIIEMSMATKRPDRFAGLHFFNPVPVMKLVEVVQTILTSPETQKAVFAFAQSLGKEPIAARDNSGFIVNRLLVPYLLDAIRALEEGVGSVEDIDKGMQLGCAYPMGPFTLLDFVGIDTAYYISEIMFHEYREKRFAPPPLMKKMVLAGMYGRKTGRGFYRYDEKGNRKEGNGAR is encoded by the coding sequence ATGAAGAGAGTCGGCGTTCTCGGGTGCGGCCTGATGGGGTCGGGGATCGCGGAGGTCTGCGCGAAGGCGGGATACGAGACGGTGGTCCGCGAAGTCGAGGACGGTCTCCTGAAGAAGGGAATGGCGCGGCTCGAGGGGTCGCTCGCGAAGGCGGTCGAGAAGGGGAAGCTGTCGGCGGCGGACCGCGACGCAATCGGAAAGAGGCTGACCGGGACGACGTCGCTCGAAGACATGAAGGACTGCGACGTCGTCCTCGAGGCGATCGTCGAGAACCTGGACCTGAAGAAAGAGACGTTCGCGGCGCTCGACCGGCTCTGCAAGCCGGAGACGATCTTCTGCTCGAACACCTCGTCGCTGACGATCATCGAGATGTCGATGGCGACGAAGCGGCCCGACCGGTTCGCCGGGCTCCATTTCTTCAACCCGGTTCCGGTGATGAAGCTCGTCGAAGTCGTCCAGACGATCCTGACGTCGCCCGAGACCCAGAAGGCGGTCTTCGCCTTCGCGCAATCCCTCGGCAAGGAGCCGATCGCGGCGCGGGACAACTCCGGCTTCATCGTCAACCGCCTGCTCGTCCCGTATCTCCTCGACGCGATCCGCGCCCTCGAGGAGGGGGTCGGCTCGGTCGAGGACATCGACAAGGGGATGCAGCTCGGATGCGCCTATCCGATGGGCCCGTTCACGCTGCTCGATTTCGTCGGGATCGACACGGCGTACTACATCAGCGAGATCATGTTCCACGAGTACCGGGAGAAGCGGTTCGCGCCGCCGCCCCTCATGAAGAAGATGGTCCTCGCCGGAATGTACGGGCGCAAGACCGGCCGCGGTTTCTACCGCTACGACGAGAAGGGGAACCGGAAGGAAGGCAATGGCGCTCGCTGA
- a CDS encoding acetyl-CoA C-acetyltransferase, with translation MKPKRDIVILDGARTPMADYNGVFADVSAIDLAVVAAKEALRRCGVEPAAIDHVIFGNALQTSADAIYGARHVALKAGVPKEVPALTVNRLCGSGFEAIAQGADRILLDDAETVLVGGMENMTQAPHVIRGARKGFRLGGAKLEDSLFEALLDSYSGLMMAQTSDRVAAKYGIARREQDEFALESQRRAAAAQAAGKFAEEIAPVTVKTRKGPQTISADDSLRPDTSIEALEKLKPSFGEGGMVTAGNASGIVDGAAALVVTSAEKARAEGKTPLGRIAGWSVVGCEPELMGIGPAPAARKALAEAGLSIADVDLWEINEAFAGQILGVVKDLGIDRERLNVNGGAIALGHPLGATGARLALTLLYEMRRRGLKRGLAGACIGGGQGYAMLLER, from the coding sequence ATGAAACCCAAACGGGACATCGTCATACTCGACGGCGCGCGGACGCCGATGGCCGACTACAACGGCGTCTTCGCCGACGTCTCCGCGATCGACCTCGCCGTCGTCGCGGCGAAGGAGGCCTTGCGCCGCTGCGGGGTCGAGCCGGCCGCGATCGACCACGTGATCTTCGGCAACGCGCTGCAGACCTCCGCCGACGCCATCTACGGGGCGCGGCACGTCGCGCTGAAGGCCGGCGTGCCGAAAGAGGTCCCCGCGCTCACCGTCAACCGGCTCTGCGGCTCCGGGTTCGAGGCGATCGCGCAGGGCGCCGACCGGATCCTGCTCGACGACGCGGAGACCGTGCTCGTCGGCGGCATGGAGAACATGACGCAGGCGCCGCACGTGATCCGCGGCGCGCGGAAAGGATTCCGACTGGGCGGCGCCAAGCTCGAGGACTCCCTCTTCGAGGCCCTCCTCGATTCGTACTCCGGCCTGATGATGGCGCAGACCTCCGACCGCGTCGCGGCGAAGTACGGGATCGCCCGCCGCGAGCAGGACGAGTTCGCTCTCGAGTCGCAGCGGCGCGCGGCGGCCGCGCAGGCCGCCGGGAAGTTCGCCGAGGAGATCGCCCCGGTCACGGTCAAGACGCGGAAGGGCCCCCAGACGATCTCCGCCGACGACTCGCTCCGCCCCGACACGTCGATCGAGGCGCTCGAGAAGCTCAAGCCCTCCTTCGGCGAAGGCGGCATGGTCACCGCCGGGAACGCTTCCGGGATCGTCGACGGCGCCGCGGCGCTCGTGGTGACGTCGGCGGAGAAGGCGCGGGCGGAGGGGAAGACGCCGCTTGGCCGGATCGCCGGATGGTCCGTCGTCGGATGCGAGCCGGAGCTCATGGGGATCGGTCCCGCGCCCGCGGCGCGCAAGGCTCTCGCGGAAGCCGGGCTGTCGATCGCCGACGTGGACCTCTGGGAGATCAACGAGGCGTTTGCCGGGCAGATCCTCGGCGTCGTGAAGGACCTCGGGATCGACCGCGAACGGTTGAACGTCAACGGCGGCGCGATCGCGCTCGGGCATCCGCTCGGCGCGACGGGGGCGCGCCTGGCGCTGACGCTTCTCTACGAGATGCGGCGAAGGGGATTGAAGCGCGGGCTGGCGGGGGCGTGTATCGGGGGCGGGCAGGGCTACGCGATGCTCCTCGAACGCTGA
- a CDS encoding serine hydrolase domain-containing protein → MSDSLGAFLDQEVEEESFPSGAALVGTADRIVSTAFRAAAGDTLWDLASLTKVLATAPLARIAQAAGLAWDRRIGDYLPDFKRTRFEGIRVWHLAGHVSGLPAWGPLYASGMGADAYRRALAALEPEARPGASVVYSDLGTLVFGEILEGVLTEPLDRAFAREVAGPAGSGAVFGPVPDPAKAAPTERGNRFEAAMCEKLGVRFGGFRTDVIRGEVHDGNAWGRGGVAAHAGLFGTAEDVWRLARPWLSSAGEFGDDWTSEFSESRGLFWQRKRGARSAIDAFPDSSIGHTGFTGTSVWVDREDGRIYVLLTNRVHPDVKPVDFNAVRRRFHEVAIEVG, encoded by the coding sequence GTGAGCGATTCGCTCGGCGCCTTTCTGGATCAGGAGGTCGAGGAGGAGAGCTTTCCCTCCGGCGCGGCCCTCGTCGGCACCGCGGATCGGATCGTTTCGACGGCGTTCCGGGCCGCCGCCGGGGACACGCTCTGGGACCTCGCGTCCCTGACGAAAGTCCTCGCGACGGCGCCGCTCGCGCGGATCGCGCAGGCGGCGGGTCTCGCGTGGGACCGGCGCATCGGGGACTACCTCCCCGACTTCAAGCGCACCCGGTTCGAGGGTATCCGGGTCTGGCATCTCGCGGGGCACGTCTCCGGGCTCCCCGCCTGGGGGCCGCTCTACGCTTCCGGAATGGGCGCCGACGCATACCGGCGCGCGCTCGCGGCGCTCGAGCCGGAAGCGCGGCCAGGCGCCTCGGTGGTCTACAGCGACCTCGGAACGCTCGTGTTCGGCGAGATCCTCGAGGGCGTTCTGACGGAGCCGCTCGATCGCGCGTTCGCGCGCGAGGTCGCCGGGCCCGCGGGAAGCGGCGCCGTGTTCGGGCCCGTACCCGACCCGGCGAAGGCGGCGCCGACGGAACGCGGGAACCGTTTCGAGGCGGCGATGTGCGAGAAGCTCGGCGTCCGGTTCGGCGGTTTCCGCACGGACGTCATCCGTGGCGAGGTGCACGACGGCAACGCCTGGGGCCGCGGCGGCGTCGCCGCGCACGCGGGCCTCTTCGGAACCGCGGAGGACGTGTGGAGGCTCGCCCGCCCCTGGCTGTCTTCGGCCGGAGAGTTCGGTGACGACTGGACGTCCGAGTTTTCCGAGTCGCGCGGCCTCTTCTGGCAGAGGAAACGCGGCGCCCGCTCGGCGATCGACGCGTTTCCCGATTCGTCCATCGGGCACACCGGTTTCACCGGGACGTCCGTCTGGGTCGATCGCGAAGACGGTCGGATCTACGTCCTGCTCACGAACCGCGTGCACCCGGACGTGAAACCGGTCGACTTCAACGCGGTGCGGCGCCGGTTCCACGAGGTCGCGATCGAGGTCGGATGA
- a CDS encoding protein kinase — protein sequence MIEKLGKYEIVEKIGVGGFGTVYRGRDPFIKRTVAVKTCQSEDEEIKKRFFREAELSGNLHHRNITTIYDFGVQDGIPYIVQEYLTGEDLDKMIKRGDVIPLARKLEILMDVCEGLSYAHAAGIIHRDIKPSNIRILKDGAVKIMDFGIAKSFQSESTLTQTGITLGTAAYLAPEQIRGEAVDPRTDIFSLGVLAYELLTGQKPFRGEHISTVLFKILNEKPDPVSRQDPSIPPSVDRAIEKAIEKSPPNRYESVTEFRRDLAAIVKQIPGTDVTGATAIRAAMPESATLRTFAPTESAGAGITPPSGALARSPAPSDATPSGMRRNVSLELMDFRDPNAVEEPPPAETAAAGTAPLAIAAAPRGTSQGLIFGIVLAVLAAGGGAYWYFASRPSAPAANVPAARTAPAAPALPPALAPPSKATATPPAPPPAEKAAEKKPEKTPEPKEAAKESPAPAKPAEPAAPRKIAVAFSTTPSSTLFLDGKEVGETVPRKSVKLEEGKHTLRFELEDGTTYEQAFTVGRGEPDSFFHQFPVGSILVTAGPEWKGAKVLVDSKLRGKIPLSGVLLASPGTHEIAVIGDGAPPVLKNVKVEANHRQEVHIAAPQNP from the coding sequence ATGATCGAAAAACTGGGCAAGTACGAGATCGTCGAGAAGATCGGCGTCGGCGGCTTCGGAACCGTCTATCGGGGCCGTGACCCGTTCATCAAGCGGACGGTGGCGGTGAAGACGTGCCAGTCCGAGGACGAAGAGATCAAGAAGCGCTTCTTCCGCGAAGCGGAGCTCTCGGGAAACCTCCACCACCGCAACATCACCACGATCTACGACTTCGGCGTCCAGGACGGCATCCCCTACATCGTCCAGGAGTACCTGACCGGGGAAGATCTCGACAAGATGATCAAGCGGGGCGACGTCATCCCGCTCGCCCGGAAGCTCGAGATCCTGATGGACGTCTGCGAGGGACTCTCCTACGCGCACGCGGCGGGGATCATCCATCGCGACATCAAGCCGTCGAACATCCGGATCCTGAAGGACGGCGCCGTGAAGATCATGGACTTCGGCATCGCCAAGTCCTTCCAGTCGGAATCGACGCTCACCCAGACGGGCATCACGCTCGGCACGGCGGCCTACCTTGCCCCGGAGCAGATTCGCGGCGAGGCCGTCGACCCCCGGACCGACATCTTCTCGCTCGGCGTCCTCGCGTACGAGCTCCTGACCGGGCAGAAGCCGTTTCGGGGGGAGCACATCTCGACGGTGCTTTTCAAGATCCTGAACGAAAAGCCGGACCCCGTCAGCCGGCAAGACCCCTCGATCCCGCCGTCGGTCGATCGCGCCATCGAGAAGGCGATCGAGAAGTCGCCGCCCAATCGCTACGAGTCGGTCACGGAGTTCCGCCGGGACCTCGCCGCCATCGTCAAGCAGATCCCGGGAACCGACGTGACCGGAGCGACCGCGATCCGCGCGGCGATGCCGGAATCGGCGACGCTGCGGACTTTCGCGCCCACCGAATCGGCGGGGGCGGGGATCACGCCGCCGTCGGGCGCGCTCGCCCGCTCTCCGGCGCCGTCGGACGCGACGCCGAGCGGAATGCGCCGCAACGTCTCGCTCGAGCTGATGGATTTCCGCGATCCGAACGCGGTCGAGGAGCCCCCTCCGGCGGAGACCGCTGCGGCGGGGACCGCTCCCCTGGCGATCGCCGCGGCGCCGCGAGGGACCTCGCAGGGGCTGATCTTCGGAATCGTCCTCGCGGTTCTCGCCGCCGGCGGCGGCGCGTACTGGTATTTCGCGTCGCGGCCGTCCGCGCCCGCCGCGAACGTCCCGGCGGCGCGCACCGCGCCCGCGGCTCCCGCCCTCCCGCCGGCGCTCGCCCCGCCTTCGAAGGCGACCGCGACGCCTCCCGCGCCGCCGCCGGCCGAGAAGGCCGCCGAAAAGAAGCCGGAGAAGACGCCGGAGCCGAAGGAAGCGGCGAAAGAATCGCCCGCCCCGGCCAAACCCGCGGAGCCCGCCGCCCCGCGCAAGATCGCGGTCGCGTTCTCGACGACGCCTTCGTCGACGCTCTTCCTCGACGGGAAGGAGGTCGGGGAAACGGTGCCGCGAAAGTCCGTCAAGCTCGAGGAGGGGAAGCACACCCTCCGATTCGAGTTGGAGGACGGGACGACCTATGAGCAGGCGTTCACGGTCGGCCGCGGCGAGCCGGACAGCTTCTTCCACCAGTTCCCGGTCGGCTCGATCCTCGTCACCGCCGGACCCGAATGGAAGGGGGCGAAGGTCCTCGTCGATTCGAAGCTGCGCGGGAAGATCCCTCTTTCCGGCGTCCTGCTGGCGTCGCCCGGCACCCACGAGATCGCCGTCATCGGCGACGGCGCGCCGCCCGTCCTGAAGAACGTCAAGGTGGAGGCCAATCACCGCCAGGAAGTCCACATCGCCGCGCCGCAAAACCCGTGA
- a CDS encoding tetratricopeptide repeat protein: MKKIVAALLLAAAAAFAADTDRIVADARHAFDAGKFKEAAAKYLQAAATPDLPADRVSDLALQAAWASYIGGDVNASRDALKKAFAARPDMEVLPEFYSDEFASLAGTVKSQITPPPKADLEELKRSARERLAGGLAQDVVYDLKRVGETNDPEIHRLLAEAYDKLGKTAEADAERQRAQSGTTGISESAIGALPPSAPAAPVTAGPSDIAPLLASADEALAKKDWAAAAAIAKDAQDKDPRSGAAHRVAGDAALGAGDVPTAEREYIAAATLDPTDARAQIGQGRVADANHQPNTAAAHYRRALELDPKALPAALALGEALNTAGDKSAARQAFGRATEIAPTDAAARDRFAVFLADENEPSAAIEQGIEAVKLDSGVAAYHAHLGRAYVAAEKPREAERELREAVRLDEKDEASWVALGGVLFSAKKNDEAADAFARALAISPRDEVAILGRASALAQGGKWEEAEGLLKAAAADNPGSAATVHDLGVVEFRLGRWDAAVEAFQKAAAAPHPAPESKAALARAIAVRDFLAAARPIAPAAP, translated from the coding sequence GTGAAGAAGATCGTCGCCGCTCTCCTCCTCGCCGCCGCCGCCGCGTTCGCGGCGGACACCGACCGGATCGTCGCGGATGCGCGCCACGCCTTCGACGCGGGCAAGTTCAAGGAGGCGGCCGCGAAGTACCTGCAGGCCGCCGCCACGCCGGACTTGCCGGCCGATCGGGTGTCGGATCTCGCGCTGCAGGCGGCGTGGGCGTCCTACATCGGCGGCGACGTCAACGCGTCGCGCGACGCGCTGAAGAAGGCCTTCGCCGCCCGTCCCGACATGGAGGTCCTCCCCGAGTTCTACAGCGACGAGTTCGCGAGCCTCGCCGGGACCGTGAAATCCCAGATCACGCCTCCTCCGAAGGCGGACCTCGAGGAGCTCAAGCGGAGCGCCCGCGAACGGCTGGCCGGAGGGCTCGCGCAGGACGTCGTCTACGACCTGAAGCGCGTCGGCGAGACGAACGACCCCGAGATCCACCGCCTCCTCGCCGAGGCGTACGACAAGCTCGGCAAGACCGCGGAAGCCGACGCGGAGCGGCAGCGCGCGCAATCCGGAACGACCGGCATCTCCGAATCGGCGATCGGCGCTCTTCCTCCCTCGGCCCCCGCGGCCCCGGTGACCGCCGGCCCCTCCGACATCGCGCCGCTCCTGGCCTCCGCCGACGAAGCGCTCGCGAAGAAGGACTGGGCGGCCGCGGCGGCGATCGCCAAAGACGCCCAGGACAAGGACCCCCGCAGCGGCGCCGCGCATCGGGTCGCGGGCGACGCCGCGCTCGGCGCCGGCGACGTCCCTACCGCCGAGCGCGAATACATCGCGGCGGCCACCCTCGACCCGACGGACGCCCGCGCCCAGATCGGGCAGGGGCGCGTCGCGGACGCGAACCACCAGCCCAACACCGCGGCGGCGCACTACCGGCGCGCGCTCGAGCTCGACCCGAAGGCGCTCCCGGCCGCGCTCGCGCTCGGCGAGGCGCTGAACACGGCGGGGGACAAGTCCGCGGCGCGCCAGGCGTTCGGCCGCGCGACGGAGATCGCTCCCACGGACGCCGCGGCGCGCGACCGGTTCGCCGTGTTCCTGGCCGACGAGAACGAGCCCTCCGCCGCGATCGAGCAGGGAATCGAAGCCGTCAAGCTCGATTCCGGCGTCGCCGCATATCACGCCCATCTCGGCCGGGCGTACGTCGCGGCGGAGAAGCCGCGGGAGGCCGAACGCGAGCTGCGCGAGGCCGTCCGGCTCGACGAAAAGGACGAGGCGTCCTGGGTCGCGCTCGGCGGCGTGCTCTTCTCGGCGAAGAAGAACGACGAGGCCGCCGATGCCTTCGCCCGCGCGCTCGCGATCTCTCCCCGCGACGAGGTCGCGATCCTCGGCCGGGCGTCCGCGCTCGCCCAGGGCGGGAAGTGGGAGGAGGCCGAAGGGCTGCTGAAGGCCGCGGCCGCCGACAACCCCGGGTCCGCCGCGACCGTCCACGATCTGGGCGTCGTCGAGTTCCGGCTCGGCCGGTGGGATGCGGCCGTGGAGGCCTTCCAGAAGGCCGCCGCGGCGCCCCATCCCGCACCCGAGTCGAAGGCCGCGCTCGCGCGCGCGATCGCCGTGCGCGATTTCCTCGCGGCCGCGCGGCCGATTGCCCCCGCCGCGCCCTGA